A window of Candidatus Margulisiibacteriota bacterium genomic DNA:
CGCCTTCTGATCTACATTGATCTTCGCGAAGACCAACGGTCCGGTTTTAATGATCCGTTTTTCTTTGACAAGGTGATGTTTTCTGTAATACTCGTAATGCTCGAACTCGGTTGGAGTTTGGATCGCCGCGCAATTATAAACATCGCTTAAAACCAAGGTTTTTCCTAAATGATAATTTTCGATGCTTTCAAGTTCGTTCTTTGGCGCGACTATCGGACCATGCGCGATCATCAGCGCCGGAATATCACGAATCAAACAAAGCTCGGCGAGCATAAAATAGGTGAACCTCGCAAACGGGGAAATCATCAGCTTGATGTTCAAGGTATCAAAACAGCGTTTCATTATTACGGACTTATAATACAAATTAACCAGATAAGGCTTTAAATCTATAACAATTTTCTCACCCATGATATCCATGAAATTCACGCCATTAACCGTAAAATGTCCATGCCAATCGCCATTGAGCTTCGCTATAAGGTCGTCCACCGACCGCGCTAAACGCTGGCCGTTGCCGGAGCTAAGCCGCCTGGAAACGATATCCGGCTTTATCGGCAAGATTAAATTTAAGCCACTGATCCTCGAGATGTTCAATAACCTTAATACGCAGGTAAGCGTAATGGCGGCGATCTTCTTGAAACCGATCTCCTCGGAAACCACCATCCAGTGCACGTCGGAATAATTTCTTTTTAGATCGTTCGCTATTTTCCCGACATTGTACCCGGAGGAAGCAAGCAGGACCACTTTTTTTCTTTTCAAGGAAAAGCACAATAAACGCCGGTATCCCTCCGCCGCCAACCCAAGAAAGAACGCGCTGATAAAGCCGCCAAACGACCTCTTTTTATCGCTTGAGCTGGATCGCATCGGGATCTTTTTGAATTTCAGGTCGTGTTTGCTTGAGAATATTTTAGCGATCGCCCCGACATACCGCTCGCCAGCCTGGATCTGAGGCGTACTGTTCTCTTGAATATCATTCCGGGGGGAGCAGGCGTATATAGACGCGATATTGTGTTTGTTTGTTAATTCCACAAGCATTTCGTTATACATCAAAAAATGATGCATATAAAACCGCAGGAAAAACAGAAAAGTGTCGTTGTAGCTTTCTTTTATTTCCGTGCCATCCTCAAGACTTATGTTCTTCGCCAGGAATTGATACCATTTTTCCGATTGTAGCAAAGCCCTGGAATGCGCCTGATTTGACAAATATGGCAAAGTATTTTCAAAAGGGATATTGCAGCTTTTAAAAAACAGTTGGACCTGCGCTTGCAGGGCAATGATCCGGAAATCCATCGGGGAAAGCGCTTGCTCCCGGCAATATTCTAAAAAAGCTTCGGCTTCATCGGTAAATTCCAAAAGAACGATCTTTTCTCCGGTATTTTCTTTTTCCATCCTAAAGTCCGAGTCCCTTCAATAAATTTTTAACGGCGTCTACTTCCATCTGGACCCTCGCCTCTTTCGCATAACTCCCCATGTGAGGGGTCAAGACAATATTGTCCAATTCACATAAAGCGCCTGAATAAGGTTCGGCCGCAAAAGCATCGAACCCCGCCCCGGCAAGCCGCCCATTTTGCAGACAATCATATAAGGCGGCTTCGTCCACCAGTTTCCCCCGGGAAACATTTATTAGAACCGTTCCGGGCTTCATCGCTTCAAGCTGCTTGCGGCCCAGCAAATGATGGTTTTCTTTCGTATAAGGGATATGCAACGAAATTATTTCAGACGTTGCGATCAATTCCTCAATGGTCTGGACTTGTTTGATCCCTTGATTTCCGGAAACATAGGGATCATAAATATACAGCTGGCAATGGAAGGGGGTCAGTAATTCCGCCAGCCTCCGGCCGATCCTGCCGAAACCAATTATCCCGACCTTCTTTTCCTTAAGCAGACGGCCCATCGTTTTTTTCCAGGCCCCCCGCCTCAAGTTACGGTCGGAATAACTAATTAAACGAAGAACGTCCAGGATCAGCCCGAGCGCCAACTCCGCCACCGCCTCCGTCGGGCCATTAGGCGTATTATAAACTTGGATCCCCTTCTTTTCGGCGGCCGCGACATCAACGCTGTCCAACCCTACCCCCAGCCGCGAGATCACTTTCAAAAAACCGACCTGCTCCATTACTTTTTCCGTCAATGGTTCCGTCCCCGCTATCAGGCCGGCCTTATCAGCCAAATAACCGGCAATCTCTGCCTCCGTCAATTGCCTGCCAGTCGGGTTCAATTCGTAATCAATTCCATGATTTTTAAGCAAATCCAACGGCTTGGGATCGTCTTTCCCGAAAGTTGAAGTCGAAATAAAGATTTTTTTCATCCGATCACCAGTTAACATATTCGTCCTTTTTCAGGTAATCCTTCATATGCCAAACAACCCCTTCCTGATCGGTGAAAAAATAACAATCGCCGTCAGGATTTTTCACGGTCCGGTCAATTTGTAATTTCAAACCATCCTCAATAAACGACCTGGCATTCTCGGTCCTCAAGCAAGGCTGACAAAACCCGACGGCACACGATCGCTCGCCGGATTGCTTCTTCTTAACCTCGATGTTCAAACCATCGTTACTGATAAACATCGCCGTGCCGGAGCCGCTTATCGTTTTATATCTTCCGCCTTGAAATATTCTGGTCAGGAATTCGCAATAAGCCGGGATATCCGAGACATGCACTTCAATATGGTCAAAAAATACTGGTTTGCTCATTTACTTCTCCTCTCTATATACATGCGGGACCAGGTCGCGGCTGACCGCCAGACGGACCGCCGGCCGGTCGCCGATCGCGGTGATCTTGTGCCATTTTTTCTTTTCGATGAAGACCAGATCGCCCTTGCCGACTTCGTATTCTTTGCCTTCAATCTCCCACTTCCATTGTCCCTCGACTATATACCACCATTCGTTCCAGTCGGGATGGAAATGGAGCCGGTTCCCTTCGCCGGGAAGCTGGGAAATCAGCGTCGCGGAATTGTTCTCGGTATTAACAACCCGGCGACACCATGACCTTGAGTTGTCCATGCCGGCAATTATCGCTTCAAGGTTGACCAGCGGGAGGTTCTCATGTTCAAAATCATTATTTTCAACTCCGTCTTTTTTAAGTATCCTGGGGACCTCGACTTCGGCGACCAGTTTATCTTTTGATTTTTCTTCATAATATTTCTTTTCGAAATATTCATGGTTTTTGCGGTAAAGCAGGGCAACTTCCGCCAGCGCAAAATCCTCTTCATGGTCAATATCGATCGTCGACAGCCCTTTCAAAACATAATACCCGGTCTTGCCGTCCGCACCATGATAAGCAAAGCCGTACTTTTTCAGGTGGTCTTTGAAGCTCTGGTAGGTCCAAGCCATAAGGACCGTGGCGTAAGACTGGACCGGGACCATATCCTGCGAAGAGATATGCGGCTCCAGCCTTTTAAAATTGACCGGCTGATCTTTATAAATACAGGCGATCTGCTGATTCTCGACCGAAACCAGAGTATCGAATTTCCCGTCCGCCATTTGTTTTACAAAAGCGCTGATCTCTTCAGGCGTTATCAAGGGAGAGGTCGGAAGAAGCTGGACCAGGATCTCCCCATTGACCTTGCCGATGAAATCGGCTACAAAATCATCGTTATTGGCCTGATCAGAGGCAAACTTGTCCGGCCTTTTATAGAACTTGGCTCCGTATTCGGCGGCAATCCCGGCAAACACTTCCGCTTCGGAATTGACATAAACCTCGTCAAAAACCCCGGAGGCAACGGCCGCTTCTATTATATAAGCGATCAAAGGCTTGCCGTCGATTAGCCGCAGGTTCTTCTTGGGCACCCTCTTGCTCCCCAACCTCGCCGGTATCATCCCGATAGTTTTTGCCATTTTTCACCTTCCTCCTGCCCGATAGCCCGCGATAAACTCCGCGTACGTTTTTCGGAATTCGTCTTCCTTCAGGTCGTCGTATTTAAACT
This region includes:
- a CDS encoding phosphoglycerate dehydrogenase → MKKIFISTSTFGKDDPKPLDLLKNHGIDYELNPTGRQLTEAEIAGYLADKAGLIAGTEPLTEKVMEQVGFLKVISRLGVGLDSVDVAAAEKKGIQVYNTPNGPTEAVAELALGLILDVLRLISYSDRNLRRGAWKKTMGRLLKEKKVGIIGFGRIGRRLAELLTPFHCQLYIYDPYVSGNQGIKQVQTIEELIATSEIISLHIPYTKENHHLLGRKQLEAMKPGTVLINVSRGKLVDEAALYDCLQNGRLAGAGFDAFAAEPYSGALCELDNIVLTPHMGSYAKEARVQMEVDAVKNLLKGLGL
- a CDS encoding VOC family protein → MSKPVFFDHIEVHVSDIPAYCEFLTRIFQGGRYKTISGSGTAMFISNDGLNIEVKKKQSGERSCAVGFCQPCLRTENARSFIEDGLKLQIDRTVKNPDGDCYFFTDQEGVVWHMKDYLKKDEYVNW
- a CDS encoding cupin domain-containing protein, which produces MAKTIGMIPARLGSKRVPKKNLRLIDGKPLIAYIIEAAVASGVFDEVYVNSEAEVFAGIAAEYGAKFYKRPDKFASDQANNDDFVADFIGKVNGEILVQLLPTSPLITPEEISAFVKQMADGKFDTLVSVENQQIACIYKDQPVNFKRLEPHISSQDMVPVQSYATVLMAWTYQSFKDHLKKYGFAYHGADGKTGYYVLKGLSTIDIDHEEDFALAEVALLYRKNHEYFEKKYYEEKSKDKLVAEVEVPRILKKDGVENNDFEHENLPLVNLEAIIAGMDNSRSWCRRVVNTENNSATLISQLPGEGNRLHFHPDWNEWWYIVEGQWKWEIEGKEYEVGKGDLVFIEKKKWHKITAIGDRPAVRLAVSRDLVPHVYREEK